One Rhododendron vialii isolate Sample 1 chromosome 2a, ASM3025357v1 genomic region harbors:
- the LOC131310340 gene encoding uncharacterized protein LOC131310340 — MTLVFSRRCTTIPPVVNSCSLSRILCFSSTTSTFLDNEKNEATQLSSGKEKGVASGKERNGVNLSSFFSHGRAHLEGCRIELVDDDSWRVSSGLAEAWRGTNVALKRKGLVKEAVDEVVKYDLDFDDVEDMRIRGNLFYKIDRDSKEFEEYSFDFHRRKSSKNKNERKESEKKIGSHSKLASGVDKSLNNREERKQIRKRENQIANLASGAEKSLMNREERNEFKKRENPSSNLASGSGGLSQLVTNEALNSTIQEMENVCVGKKVRTLTFNQITAPYHEPFCLDIYVSKGSVRACIIHRGTSKVVAVAHSISKDMKFDLASKKDATTCAAVGEVLAQRALADDIHNAVYTPRKGEKLEGKIQIVLQSIIDNGVSVKVKIKQRKLRKTGHLPNS, encoded by the coding sequence ATGACATTAGTTTTCTCAAGAAGATGCACCACAATCCCACCAGTGGTGAATTCTTGTTCTCTTTCAAGAatcctttgtttttcttctaCTACATCAACCTTTCTAGATAATGAAAAGAATGAAGCAACCCAATTATCTTCAGGTAAAGAAAAGGGAGTTGCTtctggaaaagaaaggaatggGGTCAATCTTTCATCGTTCTTTTCGCATGGTAGAGCCCATTTGGAGGGTTGCCGAATTGAACTTGTAGACGATGATTCGTGGCGGGTTTCCTCGGGTTTAGCCGAGGCATGGAGAGGAACAAATGTGGCATTGAAAAGGAAGGGTTTGGTTAAGGAAGCAGTTGATGAGGTGGTTAAGTATGATCTGGATTTTGATGATGTTGAGGATATGAGGATTAGGGGAAATCTTTTCTACAAGATTGATAGGGATTCCAAGGAGTTTGAAGAATATAGTTTCGACTTCCATCGTAGGAAATCGTCGAAGAATAAGAATGAACGGAAAGAGAGTGAAAAGAAGATAGGCTCACATAGTAAGTTGGCTTCTGGAGTTGACAAATCATTGAATaatagagaagagagaaaacaaatcaGAAAGAGGGAAAACCAGATTGCTAACTTGGCTTCTGGAGCTGAAAAGTCCTTAATGaatagagaagagagaaatgagtTCAAGAAGAGGGAAAACCCAAGTTCTAACTTGGCTTCTGGAAGTGGAGGACTATCTCAACTTGTTACAAATGAAGCTCTTAATAGTACGATTCaagaaatggaaaatgtttGTGTTGGGAAGAAGGTGAGGACTCTCACCTTCAATCAGATCACAGCTCCTTACCATGAACCGTTTTGCTTAGACATTTACGTGTCGAAAGGATCGGTTCGTGCCTGCATTATTCACCGGGGGACTAGCAAGGTTGTTGCTGTGGCCCATTCGATATCCAAGGACATGAAATTTGACCTTGCATCGAAAAAGGATGCGACAACTTGCGCTGCAGTGGGAGAAGTTTTGGCTCAAAGAGCCTTGGCTGATGATATTCATAATGCGGTTTACACGCCAAGGAAAGGGGAGAAATTGGAGGGGAAGATTCAGATTGTACTGCAGTCTATAATTGATAATGGGGTTAGTGTGAAGGTTAAGATCAAGCAGAGAAAACTAAGGAAAACTGGTCACTTACCTAATTCTTAG
- the LOC131310387 gene encoding transcription repressor OFP12-like — MSNILWKHFYLCLSKLKCFPTCLPPPLPSQQQDDTTLQPPTPLAKTFDTPLPNTTAAAASNLSATSSFFSSSSDSSSDDTDPHLSPPDFAALFASHRFFFPSPGHSNSIVVPDPDHNPDPLVAGGVAIETESPDLDPDPNPMVAGGVAVDTDSPDPYWDFRRSMQEMVDARQLFDVKADWDYLHELLLCYLSLNPKHTHEFIFGAFSDLLVSLVSSNSTGSCRRKPESHRGVAVSRQL, encoded by the coding sequence ATGTCCAACATCTTATGGAAACACTTCTACCTCTGCCTCTCAAAACTCAAGTGCTTCCCCACATGCCTACCCCCACCCCTACCTTCACAACAACAAGATGACACCACCCTTCAGCCACCAACCCCCCTAGCCAAAACCTTCGATACTCCTCTCCCCaacaccaccgccgccgccgcctccaACCTCTCCGccacctcctccttcttctcctcctcctccgactCCTCCTCCGACGACACCGATCCCCACCTCTCCCCTCCCGACTTCGCCGCCCTCTTCGCCTCCCACCGCTTCTTCTTCCCGTCCCCCGGCCACTCCAACTCTATTGTCGTCCCGGACCCGGATCATAACCCGGACCCACTTGTCGCCGGCGGAGTCGCCATTGAGACGGAATCGCCGGACTTGGACCCGGACCCGAACCCAATGGTCGCGGGCGGAGTCGCCGTGGATACAGACTCGCCAGATCCTTATTGGGATTTCCGGCGGTCGATGCAGGAAATGGTGGATGCGCGCCAGTTGTTCGACGTGAAGGCTGACTGGGACTATTTGCACGAACTTCTCTTGTGTTATCTCTCTTTAAACCCGAAACACACCCACGAGTTCATTTTCGGTGCTTTTTCGGACCTTCTGGTTTCACTCGTGTCGTCGAATTCGACCGGTAGTTGTCGCCGGAAACCCGAAAGCCACCGTGGAGTCGCCGTTTCACGGCAGTTGtaa
- the LOC131310354 gene encoding late embryogenesis abundant protein D-34-like produces the protein MSQQQPRRPQETQRRQQEPIKYGDVFQVSGDLAGQPITPQDAAMMQTAEASVFGQVPSGGPAAVMQAAAAMNERAGVVGRDDATDVARDRGVAVSATDTEYPGTWVVTESVGGQVLGQVYQYTEVQATTAGAAVVQAQITIGEALEAAIATAGNKPVDQSDAAAVQAAEVRATGSNVIAPGGVGATAQSAAAFNAGLDRDEDKIKLVDVLTGATARLPADKVATRDDAEGVVTAELRNNPNLTTNPGGVATSMTAAARLNEGATST, from the exons ATGAGTCAACAACAGCCACGCCGGCCTCAAGAAACACAACGGCGGCAACAAGAGCCGATCAAGTACGGCGACGTATTCCAAGTCTCCGGCGACCTCGCCGGCCAGCCCATCACCCCGCAAGACGCCGCCATGATGCAGACGGCTGAAGCCTCCGTGTTTGGACAGGTCCCAAGTGGCGGTCCCGCGGCGGTCATGCAGGCAGCGGCTGCGATGAACGAGAGAGCCGGGGTCGTTGGCCGCGACGATGCGACGGATGTGGCCCGCGACAGAGGGGTTGCGGTTTCGGCCACAGACACAGAGTATCCTGGTACCTGGGTTGTCACTGAGTCAGTTGGGGGACag GTCTTGGGACAAGTGTATCAGTACACAGAAGTACAGGCAACAACCGCCGGAGCGGCGGTGGTCCAGGCTCAAATAACCATAGGGGAAGCACTCGAGGCCGCTATAGCTACAGCCGGAAACAAGCCCGTGGACCAGAGCGATGCTGCTGCGGTTCAGGCCGCGGAGGTTAGGGCAACTGGCTCCAACGTTATAGCTCCCGGTGGAGTTGGAGCCACGGCCCAATCCGCTGCGGCTTTCAATGCCGGGTTGGATCGCGACGAGGACAAAATCAAGCTCGTTGATGTGCTCACT GGTGCAACCGCGAGGTTGCCGGCGGATAAGGTAGCGACAAGGGATGATGCGGAAGGAGTGGTAACCGCGGAGCTGAGGAACAACCCCAACTTGACCACAAATCCAGGAGGGGTGGCCACGTCCATGACGGCGGCTGCTAGGCTTAACGAGGGTGCTACTAGTACTTGA